AACTCCGTTCCGGATTTGTTAATATCCGGGGGCAAAACGGGGATTTTCATCCGCCGGCATTCCTCAATGCACATTTGGATCTTTTCGTCTTTGGTGTCGCCGGTGTTACCCCGGCTCTCGGCCGTCAGCATGGCAGTCATATATTCGACAGGGTAGTGATATTTCATGTAGGCTGTTTCGTAGGCAATCATGCCATAATCAGCACTGTGGGCCTTGTTAAAACCATAGGCGGCAAACTTTTCGATCAACGCAAAAATCTTGTCTGCCAGGTCGCCGCTGTAACCGTTTTTAACCATCCCGGCCTTAAGTTTTTCACCCTCAACTTTCATTAGCTCCGGCTTCTTTTTTCCAATGGCTTTGCGGAAACCATCCGCTTCCGCCATGGTGTAGCCACCCATCGCATGGGCAATTTCCATAGCCTGCTCTTGATAAATAATAAAGCCGTAAGTTTCTTCCAGAATTGGTTTAAGATCTTCATGAAGATAGCGCACTAATTCCGGGTGTCTCTTGGCTTTAACAAAATCCGGAATAATTTCCAGCGGGCCCGGTCGATAGAGGGCAACCATAGCGCCAAGATCAGAAATAACCGAAGGTTGTAAATCCTTAGCCAGCTTTCGCATTCCGCCGGATTCCAATTGAAACACGCCGGTGGTGTCTCCCCGGGCAATCATGGCGTAAACTTCTTTATCGTCCAGGGGAATTTTTTCTAGATTAATTTTTTTGCCGGTATTTTCCTCCACAAATTTCAAAGCCTGACCTAAAATCGTTAAATTGCGTAAGCCTAAAAAATCCATTTTCAACAACCCCACTGCGTGTTTGCTGGCATTAAGATCCAGGGCATACATATCATATTGAGTGATCACTTTGCCCCCCTTAGGATCAAGTTGCAAGGGCACATATTCCGTTAAAGATTTATCGGAAATAATTACCCCGGCGGCATGAACCGAAGCGTGCCGGGCAACGCCCTCTACTTTTTTGGCCATATCGATTATCTTTTTGGTATCTTCTTCGTTATCGTAAGCCGCCTTTAGTTCTGCATTTGTTTCCAGTGCCCGATCAATATACATAGGGAACCCCTGGCTGCCCGGCGGAATCATTTTTGACAGCCGGTCGCCGACGGCATACGGGTAGCCAAGCGCCCGGGCCACATCCCGCACGGCCGCTTTGGCTTCCATAGTCCCGAAAGTAATAATCTGGGCCACTTTATCCGCGCCGTATTTCTGTCGAACATAATCCAGCACTTTCTCCCGCCCGTCATCGGCCAAATCCATGTCGATATCCGGCGGGCTGGGCCGTTGTTTATGCAAGAATCTTTCAAACGGCAATTTGTACAACAAAGGATCGATCGTCGAAATGCCCAGAATATAAGAAATAATGGAGCCAGCTCCGGAACCGCGGGCGTTACGCATGACACCGTTATTCATGGCCCAATTGGCAAAGTCGGAAACAATTAAAAAATATGACGAATAGCCCATGCTTTCAATGATGTCCATTTCGTGCGCAATTCTAGCCGTCACATCCGCCGTTACCTCCGGATAGCGGTTATACACTCTTTCCTCTACCAGTTTTTCCAAGTAGGAATCCATGGTCTCGCCCCCCGGCAGCGGAAAATGCGGAAAAATATATTTATCCATCGGGATATCCAAATCGACCATATCGGCAATCTTCAAAGTATTCTCCAAAGCGTCCGGATATTGAGCAAAACTTTTACTCATTTCCTCGGGAGACTTGAAATAGAAATCCGGAACATCAATCATCGACATGGGCCGATCCTTATCCAGCCAGGTTTTTTGCGTTTGGATACATAGAAGTGTTTCTTGACCGTCAGCGTCCTCTTTTTTGGTGTAGTGAGAATCATTGGTAGCCACCAGGGGAATACTTAATTTGCGCGACAGCTTAGCAAGCTTTTCATAAGTCTCGTTAATTTTTTCCAGACCCGGATGGTGTTGAATTTCCAGATAAAAGTTGCCTTCCCCGAAAATCTTTTGGTAACGCAGGGCTATTTCTTCCGCCTTTTTCCAGTCATCCTTCTCCAGCGCTTTCCCGATCATGCCCAGATTACAGGCGGAAGTAGCAATGATTCCTTCGTGATATTTTTCTAAAACCTCCCAATCGATTCTCGGTTTGTAATAAAATCCCTCAAGATGTCCGGCGGTGACGATTTTCATCAAATTTTTATAACCGTTCAGATTTTTGGCTAAAAGAATTAAGTGGTACTGGTCGCGTCCGGAACCGGATCGGTCTAGACGGCTTTTTTCGGCCTGATAGGCTTCCACTCCAAGAATGGGTTTTATCCCTGCTTCCTTGGCGGCCAGGTAAAATTTAATCGCTCCGTACATGGTTCCGTGATCGGTAATCGCCAAGGCGGGCATTTCCCATTCTTTAGCCCGGGCCAGGAGATCCTTAAACTTGCTTAAACCATCCAGAAGCGAGTATTCCGAGTGGGTATGAAGAGAAACATAATTAGCCATGATTTATCTTCCTGCGATACTTTAACAAACTGCTTAAAATCCCACAAGAGGAACAACAAAATTTATCGGCTAATGTTTTTTAATTTCTTGCTATGCTGCAATTCAATGTCCAGCGGATCATATATCTTGGATCCAAGCTCTTGTGGGGAATCAATAATCGTTTCCGGATGAGAAAATACCTTCGCTCCATAACTGAGAGTAACTTTCGGTATTGGAGCCATTAATTCACTCTGGCTCCTGGCATTTCGATTATAACGGTCCATCACCGAGTCGGTTACTAAACTGTTTAGGAAACCCGCAATTTCCTCCAGGCGTTTTAGTCCGACCTTCTGAGGGTCCCGATTGCCATAGTCACTTATAGTGAGAAGTAATACAAATTCATCCCCCATTGGTCGGGCAATCAGATCAAAGGGAGTTCGAATTAAGGTATTTGTCAAAGAAACAATTTCCTGCAGGATCACATCAGCCTTGCTATGAGACAGTTTATCGTCATACCACTTAAATCGATCCACATCGAGCATAGCCATAGCATAATAATATGGCGATGGGCGATGTTCAACATCGGGCGGATATCGCTGAAAGATTCGGCAAAGAGCCTCGTCCAACCCTCTTTTACTTAAGGCTCCAGTCAGATAATCAGTTCGCGATTCTTTTTCTGCCTCGATTCTGTTATCTGAGCTGCGAAGAGCTGCGTCGAAACAAGCAGCTAAGACAACATAATTGTCCCGTAAAAAGCCGTCAGGCTTAATCAGTCCGTGATTTCGGAAAACACTGCAGTTTTCACGAAACTCCTCGTTAATGATTGTCCGAAATTTAGGATTAGCCCTAAAGGTCTTAGTCAGGTCAGCAATTCTTTCGCTTTGTTCCGGCAAGAAATATTTTCCAAGGCTGTTAAAAGTACCCAATAGTTCTCTGCTCATGAAAGCTTTCTTCGCAGCAGGTCGGAGATGACATTGATGTCTGCCTTGATTTTAGTCCGGGCCTGGCCGATTAGGAAACCAAGAACCTGAGTCTTTCCGGTTTTGTAATCGGCCACTGCTTTGGAGTTTTGGGAAATTATTTCATTGATAATTTTTTCCAGCTCGGCAGTGTCGACAGCGGCCACCACTTTGACTTGGGCAATCTTTTGCACCAACTGTGCCGGAACCATTTGGGCCATGTCCACTTTCTTATTAATAATCCAATTGGCCACCTCCTTAGTTGAGATCTCTCCTATATCCCGCATTTCTCCCATGACCCTTACCGCTTCTTCAAAGAAATCCGCAGTAGCTTTCTCTTCGGTCAGTTGTATCGCATCATAGTTATTTAGTCCATATTCTTTCTTAAACCTTTCAAATTTGGCATCCGGCAACTCCGGAATTTTTTCTTCGATCTTTTTTATATCTTCTATCTTAAATTTTACTTCCGGAATATCCGGTTCCGGGAAATAGCGATAGTCATGGGCCTCTTCTTTCTCCCGCTGGGGGACTGTGGCGTTTTTTGCTTCGTTCCAGCCCCTTGTCTGTTGCGGCACTTTCTCTCCTTTTTCCATCAATTCTGTTTGTCTTTTAATCTCGTATTCCAATGCTTTTCTGGCAAACCGGAAAGAATTAATATTCTTCAGTTCTACTCTGTAATTTGGCAATTTACCATCCGGCGACATGGAAATTGACGGTTCCAATCTCATGCTTCCCTTTTCCATATCGGCGTTGGAAATGCCCAGGTAGCGGATAATTTTTTGCAGCTTTTTCAGGTATTCATCCACTTCCTCAATCGACCGGAAGTCCGGCTCGGTTACAATCTCGACCAGAGGTACTCCGCTGCGATTAAAATCCACCAGCGTCATTCCGTCAGTGTGTTGCAGCTTCCCCGTATCTTCTTCCAAATGCACTCTTCTTATGCGAATGTTTCCGGCTTTCCCCCATTCCCCAAACGGTTTCTCGTATTGGGTAATTTGGTAGCCCTTTGGAAGATCCGGGTAGAAATAATTTTTCCTGTCAAAATGCGATTCCAAATTAATTTTGCAACCCAATGCCTGGGCCAACATAATCGTCCACTCGACAGCCTTCTTATTCGGAACAGGCAAAGCCCCCGGCAGACCTAAACACACGGGACAGGTATGAGTGTTAGGTTCCACGCCAAAATGTTCCGCACTGCACCCGCAAAACATTTTGCTTTGTGTTGCCAGTTCTACATGAACCTCTAAACCAATAATCGGCTGATACTTCACAGTTTTGGTTTCTCCTTATGCCAGTTAGTTACTCTCTCAAACTCTTCAGCAATATTTAAAATTAACTCTTCGCTCCACATTGATCCAATCAGTTGCATACCAACCGGTAGGCCATTAACAAAACCGCAAGGTACACTGATTCCCGGCAGCCCGGCCAGACTGCTCGGCTCAACTAAAATGTCAGCCAATTCCCCAAACATACTTTGCCCTTTGCTGGCCCCGACTTTCAAAGCCACACTCGGAGAAGTCGGCGCCAATATCAAATCAACCTTTTCAAAAGTCTTCTCAAAATCATCAACGATTAGAGTTCTCACTTGTTGGGCCTTTTTGTAATAGGCATCATAATAGCCTGCGGACAAAGTGTAGGTTCCCAGCATTATCCGTCGTTTATTTTCCTCATTAAAAAAGCTTCTGTCTCGTCCGAAACGGACCCCGTCAAATCGTTCGAGATTAGAGGAAACCTCCGCCCGTTGGACAATAGTGTAATCAGAAATCGCATATCGCGGGTCAAACATAGAAATATCAACTAATTTCGCTCCCAACTTCTCCAGCTCTCTAGCTGCAGCCCTTACAGTTTCATTAATGCCTTTTTGTGCTTCTGCCCGGAAATATTCTTTTGGCAAACCTATCTTTAATCCTTTAATCCCCTTACTACCCCCACTGTCCCCGTCTTTTGTGGTAGCGTCCATGGGGTCGACTCCTCTAATCCAGTTGTATACAATCCTCGCATCGCCGACAGTTTTTGTAATTGGGCCAGGGGAATCTGTAGACGAACACATAGCGATTAAGCCATAGCGGCTGACACGACCATAAGTCGGCTTAAGTCCTACCACTCCGCACCAAGCTGCTGGTTGGCGAATTGATCCGGCTGTTTCCGAACCGAGAGCATAAATCGTTTCGTCAGCAGCCACAGCCGCAGCTGATCCGCCGGATGATCCTCCCGGCAAATGGGTCAAATTCCAGGGATTTTTTGTTGATCCAAAATCAGAAGTTTCGGTCGAGGAACCATGAGCGAACGCGTCCATGTTTGTCTTTCCCAAAATAACTCCACTGTTTTCTCTCACTTTTCTAACCACGGTCGCATCATAAGGCGGTATATAGCCACAAAGAATCTTCGAGGAAGCAGTCGTTTCCAATCCGACCGTATTGAAATTATCTTTTATAGCCACCGGAATCCCCACGGGCAGTTCCATAGCTTCCGTCTCAACCCGACTGTTCCGAGCTAAGAAAGCACGAACCCGATCATCGACTTGATTAATGCGTGCCACACACTCTTTCACCAGATCAACACTGGTAAATTTTTTTTCCTTCAGCCCATTTAGAGCTTGTGAAAGATTTAATTGATTTAATCCCATATCGCTTTAACTACAAAAAAGCCGTTCTTAGTTAACTTGGCGTTTTTCAGCGCGTCCTCTTGAGTTAGGCCGGCTCTAACTTCGTCTTCGCGCAGTTTATTTTCTTGGTGGCCCGTCTGATAAGTTGGAGAAACCCTGGCCGTATCAATCTGGTTAAGATTTTCAACGTAATCCAAGGTCTCGGAAAGTTTTACTTGAAAGTCTTCGGCCTCTTTTTCTAAAAGCGGCAAATCGGCCAGTTTAGCCACATGTTTCACCTCGTCGATTGTTAATATTTTATTTTTATTCATATCACTCATATCCCTTAGTTCCCATATTTCTTAACAACAAAATCATGCGCCTGCCATTCCAACTTATCGTCCAATTGCTCTAATTCTATCTTTTTCTTATACTTGACCTCAAGTGCCGTCTTGATAAGCCAATCGGCGATATGCGGGTTCTTGGGTAAAAACGGCCCATGAGAATAGGTGGCCAGGCAATTCTTGTATATTGCTCCTTCCGTTTTATCCTCACCGTTATTACCGTAGCCCCTTATTACCTTCGCAAATGGTTTCACCCCCGGACCCAAATATGTCCTCCCTCCATGGTTCTCGAAACCAACTATAGTATCTTGACCTGTTTGTATCTTGTATCTTGTATCTTGTATCTTAGCAATAAGATTTCCGATCAACCTTTTTTCGCCTCGGGGAAATTTTGTTTCCATATCAAAAATTCCCAGAAAGGGTCTGCCCAGAAGCTGCGGAGCCCCGCAAACGAACAACCCCGGTACTCCCCGTTCGATCATATTTTGGAGAACACTTTTTTTACTCATTAGGTCCTTCATCACGATTTCCTGTTGCCGATCCTGCGCTCCTCCGCCGAAAACTAGATCCGCGCCTTCGGGTTCGTTTTGGATATTTACGCTTATATTTCGCCACTGCGCTCGTTTTTGCAAACAAATAATATTCCCCCGGTCCCCATAGGTGGACATAAGTTCCGGATACAACCAGCAGATGTTTAAATTCATAGAATTTTTCTCCCGGTTAAAATCTTTCTTACCTCTAACATAGCCGAATATGTGGCTAATACCCAGACTGCGTCTTTAAGTCCTTCTTTTAGGTCTGTGTGAATCCGTAATAAATCTGAGTTAATCCCCGCATACTTCAGCCGCAAGGCCAAATCATAGACCCTGTCGCCGCCTACATTAATT
The Patescibacteria group bacterium genome window above contains:
- a CDS encoding DNA polymerase III subunit alpha; protein product: MANYVSLHTHSEYSLLDGLSKFKDLLARAKEWEMPALAITDHGTMYGAIKFYLAAKEAGIKPILGVEAYQAEKSRLDRSGSGRDQYHLILLAKNLNGYKNLMKIVTAGHLEGFYYKPRIDWEVLEKYHEGIIATSACNLGMIGKALEKDDWKKAEEIALRYQKIFGEGNFYLEIQHHPGLEKINETYEKLAKLSRKLSIPLVATNDSHYTKKEDADGQETLLCIQTQKTWLDKDRPMSMIDVPDFYFKSPEEMSKSFAQYPDALENTLKIADMVDLDIPMDKYIFPHFPLPGGETMDSYLEKLVEERVYNRYPEVTADVTARIAHEMDIIESMGYSSYFLIVSDFANWAMNNGVMRNARGSGAGSIISYILGISTIDPLLYKLPFERFLHKQRPSPPDIDMDLADDGREKVLDYVRQKYGADKVAQIITFGTMEAKAAVRDVARALGYPYAVGDRLSKMIPPGSQGFPMYIDRALETNAELKAAYDNEEDTKKIIDMAKKVEGVARHASVHAAGVIISDKSLTEYVPLQLDPKGGKVITQYDMYALDLNASKHAVGLLKMDFLGLRNLTILGQALKFVEENTGKKINLEKIPLDDKEVYAMIARGDTTGVFQLESGGMRKLAKDLQPSVISDLGAMVALYRPGPLEIIPDFVKAKRHPELVRYLHEDLKPILEETYGFIIYQEQAMEIAHAMGGYTMAEADGFRKAIGKKKPELMKVEGEKLKAGMVKNGYSGDLADKIFALIEKFAAYGFNKAHSADYGMIAYETAYMKYHYPVEYMTAMLTAESRGNTGDTKDEKIQMCIEECRRMKIPVLPPDINKSGTEFNIEGRSIRFGLSAIKNVGAAAIDSILKARDLEEPFRSLSDFARRVDLQKVNKKTLESLIKAGAMDQFGKRSAMLESLEKVISESHKLAKQISSGQTGLFDTGDKTDEEKKESVSFELPDVEERPKEELLLWEREYLGFYLSEHPAQKALEKIVDLITHEIGELSEDLHVNKTVTTGGMVTSTRKVLTKKNNDEMAFMTLTGRDGTKLDCVIFPKLYASFGKDLCVENNVIICTGRVDNRDGKLSLIVDTMKKVG
- a CDS encoding diguanylate cyclase; translated protein: MSRELLGTFNSLGKYFLPEQSERIADLTKTFRANPKFRTIINEEFRENCSVFRNHGLIKPDGFLRDNYVVLAACFDAALRSSDNRIEAEKESRTDYLTGALSKRGLDEALCRIFQRYPPDVEHRPSPYYYAMAMLDVDRFKWYDDKLSHSKADVILQEIVSLTNTLIRTPFDLIARPMGDEFVLLLTISDYGNRDPQKVGLKRLEEIAGFLNSLVTDSVMDRYNRNARSQSELMAPIPKVTLSYGAKVFSHPETIIDSPQELGSKIYDPLDIELQHSKKLKNISR
- the gatB gene encoding Asp-tRNA(Asn)/Glu-tRNA(Gln) amidotransferase subunit GatB, whose amino-acid sequence is MKYQPIIGLEVHVELATQSKMFCGCSAEHFGVEPNTHTCPVCLGLPGALPVPNKKAVEWTIMLAQALGCKINLESHFDRKNYFYPDLPKGYQITQYEKPFGEWGKAGNIRIRRVHLEEDTGKLQHTDGMTLVDFNRSGVPLVEIVTEPDFRSIEEVDEYLKKLQKIIRYLGISNADMEKGSMRLEPSISMSPDGKLPNYRVELKNINSFRFARKALEYEIKRQTELMEKGEKVPQQTRGWNEAKNATVPQREKEEAHDYRYFPEPDIPEVKFKIEDIKKIEEKIPELPDAKFERFKKEYGLNNYDAIQLTEEKATADFFEEAVRVMGEMRDIGEISTKEVANWIINKKVDMAQMVPAQLVQKIAQVKVVAAVDTAELEKIINEIISQNSKAVADYKTGKTQVLGFLIGQARTKIKADINVISDLLRRKLS
- a CDS encoding aspartyl/glutamyl-tRNA amidotransferase subunit A; the protein is MGLNQLNLSQALNGLKEKKFTSVDLVKECVARINQVDDRVRAFLARNSRVETEAMELPVGIPVAIKDNFNTVGLETTASSKILCGYIPPYDATVVRKVRENSGVILGKTNMDAFAHGSSTETSDFGSTKNPWNLTHLPGGSSGGSAAAVAADETIYALGSETAGSIRQPAAWCGVVGLKPTYGRVSRYGLIAMCSSTDSPGPITKTVGDARIVYNWIRGVDPMDATTKDGDSGGSKGIKGLKIGLPKEYFRAEAQKGINETVRAAARELEKLGAKLVDISMFDPRYAISDYTIVQRAEVSSNLERFDGVRFGRDRSFFNEENKRRIMLGTYTLSAGYYDAYYKKAQQVRTLIVDDFEKTFEKVDLILAPTSPSVALKVGASKGQSMFGELADILVEPSSLAGLPGISVPCGFVNGLPVGMQLIGSMWSEELILNIAEEFERVTNWHKEKPKL
- the gatC gene encoding Asp-tRNA(Asn)/Glu-tRNA(Gln) amidotransferase subunit GatC, with protein sequence MNKNKILTIDEVKHVAKLADLPLLEKEAEDFQVKLSETLDYVENLNQIDTARVSPTYQTGHQENKLREDEVRAGLTQEDALKNAKLTKNGFFVVKAIWD
- a CDS encoding cobalamin biosynthesis protein CobQ yields the protein MNLNICWLYPELMSTYGDRGNIICLQKRAQWRNISVNIQNEPEGADLVFGGGAQDRQQEIVMKDLMSKKSVLQNMIERGVPGLFVCGAPQLLGRPFLGIFDMETKFPRGEKRLIGNLIAKIQDTRYKIQTGQDTIVGFENHGGRTYLGPGVKPFAKVIRGYGNNGEDKTEGAIYKNCLATYSHGPFLPKNPHIADWLIKTALEVKYKKKIELEQLDDKLEWQAHDFVVKKYGN